A window of Tautonia plasticadhaerens contains these coding sequences:
- a CDS encoding DUF362 domain-containing protein: MGEKLTRTQQKNLERLGGVNPAEDPIPRRQFLAQVGGGLAAVGAAAAAGVAITDPWGMKGVEPPPPVRLKDYSVALPPSRPSLVVVRSPQPDRSSFASVDEEYAAREEQAFDMVRSALQEMGGVEQFIEKGDVVVIKPNVAFDKNPDLGATTQPDTVSAVVKLCLGAGARKVIVCDNPINNPESCFYKTRVGEAAERAGAVLMLPKSSYFEQLYIGGETVKGTWSMFYAPFKEATKVIGVSPVKDHNLCKATVCLKNWYGLLGNPRNQFHQDIHGIISDFAKMMKPTLVIADGRKLLMRNGPTGGSLNDVKQADAIVVGTDHVAVDSWCVSKLLEKRRHEILYLDKAIARGLASDWRPQWTREISLA, encoded by the coding sequence ATGGGCGAGAAGCTGACCCGGACCCAGCAGAAGAACCTGGAGCGGCTCGGCGGCGTCAACCCCGCCGAGGACCCCATCCCGCGCCGGCAGTTCCTCGCGCAGGTCGGCGGCGGCCTCGCCGCCGTCGGCGCGGCGGCCGCGGCCGGGGTCGCCATCACCGACCCCTGGGGCATGAAGGGGGTCGAGCCGCCGCCGCCGGTCCGCCTGAAGGACTACTCGGTCGCCCTCCCCCCGAGCCGACCGAGCCTTGTCGTCGTCCGGTCCCCCCAGCCGGACCGCTCCTCGTTCGCCTCGGTCGACGAGGAGTACGCCGCCCGGGAGGAGCAGGCGTTCGACATGGTCCGCTCCGCCCTGCAGGAGATGGGGGGCGTCGAGCAGTTCATCGAGAAGGGGGACGTGGTCGTCATCAAGCCGAACGTCGCCTTCGACAAGAACCCGGACCTGGGGGCGACCACCCAGCCCGACACGGTCTCGGCCGTCGTCAAGCTCTGCCTCGGCGCCGGGGCCCGCAAGGTGATCGTCTGCGACAACCCGATCAACAACCCCGAGAGCTGCTTCTACAAGACCCGGGTCGGCGAGGCCGCCGAGCGTGCCGGCGCCGTGCTGATGCTCCCCAAGTCCAGCTACTTCGAGCAGCTCTACATCGGCGGGGAGACGGTCAAGGGGACCTGGAGCATGTTCTACGCCCCCTTCAAGGAGGCGACCAAGGTCATCGGCGTCAGCCCGGTGAAGGACCACAACCTCTGCAAGGCGACCGTCTGCCTGAAGAACTGGTACGGCCTGCTCGGCAACCCCCGCAACCAGTTCCACCAGGACATCCACGGCATCATCTCGGACTTCGCCAAGATGATGAAGCCGACCCTGGTGATCGCCGACGGCCGCAAGCTCCTGATGCGGAACGGCCCCACCGGGGGCAGCCTCAACGACGTGAAGCAGGCCGACGCCATCGTCGTCGGCACCGACCACGTCGCCGTCGACAGCTGGTGCGTCTCCAAGCTCCTGGAGAAGCGGAGGCACGAGATCCTCTACCTCGACAAGGCCATCGCCCGGGGCCTCGCCAGCGACTGGCGCCCGCAGTGGACCCGGGAAATCAGCCTCGCCTGA
- a CDS encoding Uma2 family endonuclease: MSTDVRARGTMLFGALTLRFRPGLRLSDEVFWRLCRANPNLRLERSDCGDLVIMAPAGLDSDRRNLNLAGLVWSWNRANGEPGVVFGASAGFTLPDTSIKGPDVAWLSRGRWEMLPEQERERFGHVCPEFVAEVRSRSDRKGQLRKKMHDYIANGSRLGWLIDPTLKAKTVEIYRPDRPVEILDRPETLSGEDVLPDFVLDLKGILFD, translated from the coding sequence ATGAGCACCGACGTGAGGGCGAGGGGGACCATGCTCTTCGGCGCGTTGACCCTCCGCTTCCGGCCCGGCCTCCGGCTCTCCGACGAGGTCTTCTGGCGGCTCTGCCGGGCCAACCCGAATCTGCGCCTGGAACGCTCCGATTGCGGAGATCTGGTCATCATGGCTCCCGCCGGCCTCGACTCGGATCGCCGCAACCTCAACCTCGCCGGCCTCGTCTGGTCCTGGAACCGGGCGAATGGGGAGCCGGGGGTCGTCTTCGGTGCCTCTGCTGGGTTCACGCTCCCGGACACGTCGATCAAGGGACCGGACGTCGCCTGGCTCTCCCGAGGACGATGGGAGATGCTCCCGGAGCAAGAGCGGGAGCGGTTCGGGCACGTTTGTCCCGAATTTGTCGCCGAGGTCCGATCCCGGAGCGACCGCAAGGGACAACTCCGGAAGAAGATGCACGACTACATCGCCAATGGCTCCCGGCTCGGCTGGCTGATCGACCCCACCCTCAAGGCGAAGACCGTCGAGATCTACCGACCCGACCGGCCCGTCGAGATCCTGGACCGCCCCGAGACGCTCTCGGGCGAGGACGTCCTGCCCGACTTCGTGCTCGACCTCAAGGGCATCCTGTTCGACTGA
- a CDS encoding serine/threonine-protein kinase yields MSGAPRDRSSGSGADRLDWGAIEETIAEFEGLLNDGGRPEISDFLPPDGPARRALLPALVAAELEARQARGEAASESEYRERFPELERPADPAGPRAGQAWLETFRVDPPPESPRRPTARRLGRFELLEEVGRGAFGVVYRAWDGQLCREVAVKVLHGGELAGADARARFRREARSVARLSHPGLVPVFETGIEDGSAFLVGEFVAGTTLSGRLSTGERPSPRESARLAAEVADALHHAHRCGVVHRDVKPSNILIGADGRPRLTDFGLARIEADATLTRPGEAVGTPSYMSPEQARGELPAIGPPCDVYSLGAVLYELLTGHPPFVGANQAVFRQILEDDPTPMGPGVPTDLGTICLTALAKEPSLRYPSADAMAEDLRRHLRGEPVQARRVGPLGRLGRRCRRRPTVAALALVLGVTVLGSFGTVTALWLGSDHYRREAERHLAAVERQHRQAVEELKGAYRAIWHQSQLARVAANGSTIGPGRRKALAGEAIAHARRFVVDSELSDDPTLREERAALALHLAEMTTEVGSDEEAIDAYLDAVRMAEPLATDLPDEPRHRRRLALVLLAQAQSQLDSGRPREGDETLRRADRLVSGLISGRADHPAPPREELLEVARLGLLLAQLQDRRGRPGRAVDLFRQVRRPLGRAIRERPSDGEARALLARLSAELARLARHEEDPSAAIDDIRIAVDSWEEAVSASPLDESSRRELAGAELLHSELLRRADRPEEARSAALRALAHFERIASGRGEDDPAMAVTMAHCSAQLGAACYDLGRWDESLRAQRRAARCFGTLPPEWRRERGHRVTLGTISHNIGRCLHELGRLDEAEAAFRDAIALRAELAGADPSNPDRLSDLGGTRHRLGLTLAAQGRGPEAESAFERAIAHQLDALRHAPDDSRFLDLLADHRAALASLMVRSGRMPDANTADLAR; encoded by the coding sequence ATGAGCGGAGCACCTCGGGATCGGTCGAGCGGGTCGGGGGCCGATCGCCTCGACTGGGGGGCGATCGAGGAGACGATCGCCGAGTTCGAAGGCCTGCTCAACGACGGGGGCCGCCCCGAGATCTCCGACTTCCTCCCGCCCGACGGGCCGGCCCGTCGGGCCTTGCTTCCGGCCCTCGTCGCGGCGGAACTGGAGGCCCGGCAAGCCCGGGGGGAGGCGGCCTCGGAGTCCGAGTATCGCGAGCGGTTCCCCGAGCTGGAGCGGCCGGCCGATCCGGCCGGCCCACGCGCCGGCCAGGCCTGGCTGGAGACCTTCCGGGTCGACCCGCCCCCCGAATCCCCGAGGCGCCCCACCGCCCGCCGTCTCGGGAGGTTCGAGCTGCTGGAGGAGGTGGGCCGGGGTGCCTTCGGGGTGGTCTACCGCGCCTGGGACGGCCAGCTCTGCCGGGAGGTCGCGGTCAAGGTGCTGCACGGGGGCGAACTGGCCGGGGCGGACGCCAGGGCCCGGTTCCGTCGCGAGGCCCGGAGCGTCGCCCGGCTGTCCCACCCGGGGCTCGTCCCCGTGTTCGAGACGGGGATCGAGGACGGCTCGGCCTTCCTCGTCGGCGAGTTCGTCGCCGGGACGACGCTCTCCGGGCGGCTCTCGACCGGCGAGCGGCCTTCCCCGCGGGAGTCGGCCCGGCTGGCCGCCGAGGTGGCCGACGCGTTGCACCACGCCCACCGCTGCGGCGTCGTGCATCGCGACGTGAAGCCCTCGAACATCCTGATCGGCGCCGACGGCCGCCCCCGGCTGACCGACTTCGGCCTGGCCCGGATCGAGGCCGACGCCACGCTGACCCGGCCGGGTGAGGCCGTCGGCACGCCCTCCTACATGAGCCCCGAGCAGGCCCGGGGCGAGCTGCCGGCGATCGGCCCCCCCTGCGACGTCTACAGCCTGGGGGCCGTGCTCTACGAGTTGCTCACCGGCCACCCGCCGTTCGTGGGGGCGAACCAGGCGGTCTTCCGGCAGATCCTGGAGGACGACCCGACCCCGATGGGCCCAGGCGTCCCCACCGACCTGGGGACGATCTGCCTGACCGCCCTGGCCAAGGAGCCCTCCCTGCGCTATCCCTCGGCCGACGCCATGGCCGAGGACCTGCGGCGCCACCTCCGGGGCGAGCCGGTGCAGGCCCGCCGGGTCGGCCCGCTGGGTCGCCTCGGCCGACGCTGCCGGCGGAGGCCGACGGTCGCGGCCCTGGCCCTAGTCCTGGGGGTCACCGTGCTCGGCTCGTTCGGGACGGTCACGGCCCTGTGGCTCGGCTCGGACCACTACCGGAGGGAGGCCGAGCGGCATCTCGCCGCGGTCGAACGCCAGCACCGCCAGGCCGTCGAGGAGCTTAAGGGCGCCTACCGGGCGATCTGGCACCAATCCCAGCTGGCCAGGGTCGCGGCCAACGGCTCGACGATCGGCCCGGGACGGCGCAAGGCGCTCGCCGGGGAGGCGATCGCCCACGCCCGCCGGTTCGTCGTCGACTCGGAGCTGAGCGACGACCCGACGCTCCGGGAGGAGCGGGCGGCCCTGGCCCTCCACCTCGCCGAGATGACCACCGAGGTCGGGTCGGACGAGGAGGCGATCGACGCCTACCTCGACGCGGTCCGGATGGCCGAGCCGCTGGCGACGGACCTCCCCGACGAGCCCCGACACCGCCGCCGCCTCGCCCTGGTCCTGCTCGCCCAGGCCCAATCCCAGCTCGACTCGGGCCGGCCCCGGGAGGGGGACGAGACGCTCCGGCGGGCCGACCGACTGGTGTCGGGCCTGATCTCCGGTCGGGCCGACCACCCGGCCCCCCCCCGGGAGGAGCTGCTGGAGGTCGCCCGGCTCGGCCTGCTGCTCGCCCAGCTCCAGGACCGCCGAGGTCGACCCGGCAGGGCGGTCGACCTGTTCCGGCAGGTCCGGCGGCCGCTCGGGCGGGCGATCCGCGAACGGCCCTCGGACGGCGAGGCGAGGGCACTCCTCGCCCGGCTCTCGGCCGAGCTGGCCCGCCTCGCCCGGCACGAGGAGGATCCCTCGGCCGCGATCGACGACATCCGGATCGCGGTCGACTCGTGGGAGGAGGCGGTCTCGGCGTCCCCCCTCGACGAGTCTTCGAGGCGGGAGCTGGCCGGCGCCGAGCTCCTGCACAGCGAGCTCTTGCGCAGGGCCGACCGGCCCGAGGAGGCCCGATCGGCCGCCCTCCGGGCCCTGGCGCACTTCGAGCGGATCGCCTCCGGCCGGGGCGAGGACGACCCGGCCATGGCCGTGACCATGGCCCACTGCTCCGCCCAGCTCGGCGCGGCCTGCTACGACCTCGGCCGCTGGGACGAGTCCCTCCGGGCCCAGCGTCGGGCGGCCCGGTGCTTCGGGACGTTGCCCCCCGAATGGCGCCGGGAGCGTGGGCACCGGGTGACCCTGGGGACCATCTCCCACAACATCGGCCGGTGCCTGCACGAGCTGGGCCGGCTGGACGAAGCGGAGGCCGCCTTCCGCGACGCGATCGCCCTGCGGGCCGAGCTCGCCGGGGCCGACCCCTCGAACCCCGATCGCCTCAGCGACCTGGGAGGGACCCGGCACCGCCTCGGCCTGACGCTGGCCGCCCAGGGACGCGGCCCCGAGGCCGAATCCGCCTTCGAGCGGGCGATCGCCCATCAGCTCGACGCCCTGCGGCACGCCCCCGACGACTCCCGGTTCCTCGACCTGCTGGCCGACCATCGCGCCGCCCTGGCCAGCCTGATGGTCCGCTCCGGCCGCATGCCGGACGCCAACACGGCCGACCTGGCCCGGTAA
- the ispG gene encoding flavodoxin-dependent (E)-4-hydroxy-3-methylbut-2-enyl-diphosphate synthase: MAYSTSVQRHKTREVGIDDHVVGGDNPIWVQSMTTTDTADASATLAQIKKLEDAGCEIIRVTVPKKADVEACMAIRDHITIPLIADIHYDYRMALACLEARTPSGRRAVDKIRINPGNIGGVERFKEVVRRAKDQGVPMRIGVNSGSLEEDLIEKYGFPCPEAMVESALRHIEIAESLGYHQMIISLKASHVPTAVECYSLFAQKSDYPTHLGITEAGSREYGTLKSAAGIGAILLRGIGDTIRVSLLGDPVPEVKAGFDILRATSRRINEPEVVACPTCGRLDIDLERIVAEVEQRMKGLKHPLRISILGCLVNGFGEAKEADIGIAAGSGKGIIFKRGVPIRHVKEEEMVDALWQEVMRFEEDTPPLESYLKKQEQKQQKSALTVLG, encoded by the coding sequence ATGGCCTACTCGACCTCGGTGCAGCGTCACAAGACCCGAGAGGTGGGGATCGACGACCACGTCGTCGGCGGCGACAACCCGATCTGGGTCCAGTCGATGACCACCACCGACACGGCCGACGCCTCCGCCACGCTGGCGCAGATCAAGAAGCTGGAGGACGCCGGCTGCGAGATCATCCGCGTCACCGTCCCCAAGAAGGCCGACGTCGAGGCCTGCATGGCGATCCGGGACCACATCACCATCCCGCTGATCGCCGACATCCACTACGACTACCGGATGGCCCTGGCCTGCCTGGAGGCCCGCACCCCCTCCGGCCGCCGGGCGGTCGACAAGATCCGGATCAACCCGGGGAACATCGGCGGCGTCGAGCGGTTCAAGGAGGTCGTCCGCAGGGCCAAGGACCAGGGCGTCCCCATGCGGATCGGCGTCAACAGCGGCAGCCTCGAAGAGGACCTCATCGAGAAGTACGGCTTCCCCTGCCCCGAGGCCATGGTCGAGAGCGCGCTGCGGCACATCGAGATCGCGGAGTCGCTCGGCTATCACCAGATGATCATCAGCCTGAAGGCCAGTCACGTGCCGACGGCCGTCGAGTGCTACTCCCTCTTCGCCCAGAAGAGCGATTACCCCACGCACCTGGGGATCACCGAGGCGGGCTCCCGCGAGTACGGCACCCTCAAGAGCGCCGCCGGGATCGGGGCGATCCTGCTCAGGGGCATCGGCGACACGATCCGGGTCAGCCTGCTGGGCGACCCCGTGCCCGAGGTCAAGGCCGGCTTCGACATCCTCCGTGCCACCAGCCGCCGGATCAACGAGCCCGAGGTCGTCGCCTGCCCGACCTGCGGCCGGCTGGACATCGACCTGGAGCGGATCGTCGCCGAGGTCGAGCAGCGGATGAAGGGCCTGAAGCATCCGCTCCGGATCAGCATCCTCGGCTGCCTCGTCAACGGCTTCGGCGAGGCCAAGGAGGCCGACATCGGCATCGCCGCCGGCAGCGGCAAGGGGATCATCTTCAAGCGGGGCGTCCCGATCCGCCACGTCAAGGAGGAGGAGATGGTCGACGCCCTCTGGCAGGAGGTCATGCGCTTCGAGGAGGACACCCCGCCGCTGGAGTCGTACCTCAAGAAGCAGGAGCAGAAGCAGCAGAAGTCGGCCCTGACGGTCCTCGGCTGA
- a CDS encoding NYN domain-containing protein, protein MNDPSPGPARLIVDAMNVIGSRPTGWWRDRDAAKLGLVGRLRGLAPEVPESIVVVIDGRPLPDLPEGEQGGVTVLYASRRGPDAADDRIVEIVARGPGDAVVATSDRDLSRRVRDLGAEVRGASWLLSRLDRLDRAGEGGE, encoded by the coding sequence ATGAACGACCCGAGCCCGGGCCCCGCGCGGCTGATCGTCGACGCCATGAACGTCATCGGTTCGAGGCCGACGGGCTGGTGGCGCGACCGCGATGCCGCCAAGCTCGGGCTGGTGGGACGGCTCCGGGGCCTGGCCCCCGAGGTCCCCGAGTCGATCGTCGTCGTGATCGACGGCAGGCCGCTGCCCGACCTCCCGGAGGGGGAACAGGGGGGCGTGACCGTCCTCTACGCGAGCCGGAGGGGACCCGATGCGGCCGACGACCGCATCGTCGAGATCGTCGCCCGAGGACCGGGGGACGCGGTCGTCGCGACGTCCGACCGAGACCTCTCGCGCCGGGTCCGGGACCTCGGCGCGGAGGTGCGGGGTGCGTCCTGGCTGCTCTCCCGGCTCGATCGGCTCGATCGAGCCGGTGAGGGGGGCGAGTAA
- a CDS encoding 4Fe-4S dicluster domain-containing protein codes for MVKIRRAYEALALGLFLFFLLITDLRFLKGWPVSWFLEASPLVAVATALTTHTIYRNLFWGLVILGITMMLGRVWCNWMCPFGILHHLFGNIGVRRNTKQAIEVNRYRRIYALKYYILAAMIAMAALWIVPTLWNAPGRIAESYNEAALARTAEGGSVTTFDQAFGISAWMIGLGLAGLGGYAAFRAMGVLGPSRLARVPVGAALLGVVVLGLGIGLMRAGVPETLAAAGDGLGRSAEAARRDNATLQIGLLDPIALTVRSMTTSVLPSVDKATEGVYTDTREYWFAWVVGVIFIGFLIANWWIPRFFCRAVCPLGALLGVFSRFSLWRIDRDPVRCTDCDLCLKSCEGASDPHQDLRKSECFVCFNCIEDCPHDALQFRFLPRKASEITAPALDRRTLMLAGLFGVLFFPMARLSGGVRKNFDRRVIRPPGSVAEQEFLQRCIKCDQCIRVCPTNVLQPALFEAGVEGLWTPIMISKMGWCELNCTLCSQVCPTGAIREISIAEKLGVGPFEAQGPVKTGTAFYNRGRCLPWAMDTECVVCEEVCPTSPKSIFTRNVEVTDRWGGTLELKRPFIDPEKCIGCGICEHECPVKDDPAVYVTAIGETRDKERSLLLSLVEDPALADQLMA; via the coding sequence ATGGTCAAGATCCGACGCGCCTACGAGGCGCTCGCCCTCGGGCTCTTCCTCTTCTTCCTGCTGATCACGGACCTGCGCTTCCTCAAGGGGTGGCCGGTCTCGTGGTTTTTGGAGGCGTCCCCGCTGGTGGCCGTCGCCACGGCGCTGACGACGCACACGATCTACCGGAACCTGTTCTGGGGGCTGGTGATCCTGGGCATCACGATGATGCTCGGCCGGGTCTGGTGCAACTGGATGTGCCCCTTCGGCATCCTGCACCACCTGTTCGGCAACATCGGCGTCCGGCGGAACACGAAGCAGGCGATCGAGGTCAACCGCTACCGCCGCATCTACGCGCTGAAGTACTACATCCTGGCGGCGATGATCGCGATGGCCGCCCTCTGGATCGTCCCGACGCTCTGGAACGCCCCGGGCCGGATCGCCGAATCGTACAACGAGGCCGCGCTGGCCCGGACGGCCGAGGGGGGATCGGTTACGACCTTCGACCAGGCGTTCGGGATCTCGGCCTGGATGATCGGCCTCGGCCTGGCGGGACTGGGCGGTTACGCGGCGTTCCGGGCGATGGGAGTCCTCGGGCCGTCGAGGCTGGCGAGGGTCCCCGTCGGCGCGGCCCTGCTCGGCGTCGTCGTGCTCGGGCTCGGGATCGGCCTGATGAGGGCCGGGGTGCCGGAGACGCTCGCGGCTGCGGGAGACGGCCTCGGCCGATCGGCCGAGGCGGCGAGGCGGGACAACGCCACCTTGCAGATCGGCCTGCTCGACCCGATCGCCCTGACCGTCCGCTCGATGACGACGAGCGTCCTGCCGTCGGTCGACAAGGCCACCGAGGGGGTCTACACCGACACCCGGGAATACTGGTTCGCCTGGGTCGTCGGGGTCATCTTCATCGGCTTCCTGATCGCCAACTGGTGGATCCCCCGCTTCTTCTGCCGGGCGGTCTGCCCGCTGGGCGCCCTGCTCGGGGTCTTCAGCCGGTTCTCGCTCTGGCGGATCGACCGGGACCCGGTGCGGTGTACCGACTGCGACCTCTGCCTCAAGAGCTGCGAGGGGGCCTCCGACCCGCACCAGGACCTCCGCAAGAGCGAGTGTTTCGTCTGCTTCAACTGCATCGAGGACTGCCCGCACGACGCGCTCCAGTTCCGCTTCCTCCCCCGCAAGGCCAGCGAGATCACCGCCCCGGCCCTCGACCGCCGGACCCTGATGCTCGCCGGCCTCTTCGGCGTGCTCTTCTTCCCGATGGCCCGGCTCTCGGGCGGCGTCCGCAAGAACTTCGACCGGCGGGTGATCCGGCCCCCGGGCTCGGTCGCCGAGCAGGAGTTCCTCCAGCGCTGCATCAAGTGCGACCAGTGCATCCGGGTCTGCCCGACCAACGTCCTCCAGCCGGCGCTCTTCGAGGCCGGGGTGGAAGGGCTCTGGACGCCGATCATGATCTCCAAGATGGGCTGGTGCGAGCTGAACTGCACGTTGTGCAGCCAGGTCTGCCCGACCGGAGCCATCCGGGAGATCTCGATCGCCGAGAAGCTCGGCGTCGGCCCGTTCGAGGCCCAGGGGCCGGTCAAGACCGGCACCGCCTTCTATAACCGGGGCCGCTGCCTGCCCTGGGCGATGGACACCGAGTGCGTCGTCTGCGAGGAGGTCTGCCCGACCAGCCCCAAGTCGATCTTCACCCGGAACGTCGAGGTCACCGACCGCTGGGGCGGCACCCTGGAGCTGAAGCGCCCCTTCATCGACCCCGAGAAGTGCATCGGCTGCGGCATCTGCGAGCACGAGTGCCCCGTCAAGGACGACCCGGCCGTCTACGTCACCGCCATCGGCGAGACGAGGGACAAGGAACGTTCCCTGCTCCTCTCGCTCGTCGAGGATCCCGCCCTGGCAGACCAGCTCATGGCCTGA